The Haliotis asinina isolate JCU_RB_2024 chromosome 2, JCU_Hal_asi_v2, whole genome shotgun sequence genomic interval gaaagatccgggttcgattcctaacatggTCACAATATTTGAGGTCCAGTTCCGAGGTCCCCGGACTtcatgttgatggaatattgctggcatgttgctagaagcggcgtcaGAACATGGTCAGATACCTTTGCGAATAGTCACATGGCCCGGATGTGTGTTCTGCTTGGTCAGcctcttttgttttgtttttaatataaTGTGTATATAAGTTATATGCGTGTTTGATGTTGTCTATATTTCTTCAGTGAATATAACCTTATACTGATTAATAGTTATACCCTAGCCTGTGTGCGCATGGGGTGATGAGGTGACTTAGTGGTGaaggtgttcgcttgtcacacccaagaccagggttcgattgcccacttCAGTTcaacgtgtgaaacccatttctagttgCAAAAACCAtcgtaaagccaaactcactcactgtgttcccAGTGCAGGCTTGGCATGCGCCATACAGTCAATAGTTTTGTTTGGAATTGATAGTGATGTATATCTCTGTATATAAGCCTGCTATTAAATTAGTTACTGCACTATTTCTATATAATTTGAGCTTAATTAATAATGAGCTACTGTTGACTAGTGAACTGCTGCTCAGAATATAGGAACTGGCTTGGCACCACCATGACAGCTGACGCCGTTACACAGGATGCATAATGTATGTGCATGTATATAGTCTGTATGTAGGTTGTATATAGACACTAGCATCAAGCGTTTGGGTTATCGCCGAGGTATACTGGACAGGATCATAAGGTGTTGTAACAGAGATATTGAGCCACGTTTATTTATCAGTGATAAATATCACATATCAGAAATAAAATTGTATGTTCGAGCCTTTCGTGGGATTAACACGTTTTCTTATTCttaatatggcatttatatgacGGAAACCTACGGGTGGTTATCTCATTGTCGTATGTCATTGTCAGCGTGGGTTGTTACGTGACGTCACTCAGTGAAATGGGGAAGTAATGTAACTGGAATAGTGTTCTAACAGGCGTTTAAATCCATGTCACTCGCCagaaaaaatggaaaaatgttttatgtttttaaggATATGGcatcttacggcaagcatgggatactgaagactAGTTCTAAACCGGATATAATTCACGGGTCATTTTAAATGGAGAGATCAAAGCCAAATATTTTGGGATGTGTTGTTAACAGGGCATGTGGAGGAAGGAGGCGAAACCAGTCTGTTTCAAGCGTTGTCTTTTGTTCCAGCTAGCCACGATGACGACATCACTgactgacaagcaaacacttgaaAAGTTTCTGAAACTTGAGCAGCCAGATGACAGGGTCATGGCAGAATACTTGTGGATAGACGGCACAGGGGAGGGCATCCGATCAAAGTGCCGGACACTGGACTACGAACCCAAATCTCCCAAAGGTAGGCGGTAGACTTACGCTTAATctctgaatgtgtgtgtgtgtgtgtgcgtgtgcgtgcgcgcgtgtgcgtgtgcgtgtgtgtgtgtgtgtgtgtgacatctcgtaaaagtaagcgttcacgtttatgtcttctatttaaacacTTGACAAAAAAATTCTTTTCACGCAAGCaactgaatgttagtctgaaaTCTTTCCCACCCCATCCCCACATGTTAATTGTTTTACTTGATGTACTTCAGACTGCCCAGAGTGGAACTTCGATGGCTCCAGCACGTATCAGGCTGAGGGTTCCAACTCCGACATGTACCTCACACCGGTGGCGTTGTTCAATGACCCCTTCCGTCGCGGCAAGAACAAACTGGTTCTGTGTGAAGTGtacaaatacaacaaaaaacCAGCAGGTAAGGGAATATAATATTACTCCCATCATATGAAGCCAAATTTTGAGATACACTATCAAAGTCACTGATATTTTAGTGTGTATCAGTAAAGAAGATGCCTCACTGTTCTGTCGTCATTCATTTTGGATGAGAGAAATAAATTATAGGCGATGACATGGTAGTCTCATCGATCAGTGCTTATTTTAATTAAGCACAATATCAGAGATGTATGACCACATCTTGCATAGTATCCATTGGAGTAAAGCAGAGCAAATACAAAGTACTGAGTTGCCTCCCCTTGATGTTAGACGCAATTGTTTCAGAGACCTTTCTTTTCGTGTTTCACaaccgcaatatagctggaatagtgctgaatgcggcgtaaaatgaaactcactcaaccattcaGTGTtgattcaagtacatgtatcgccttgtttgtttcagaaacCAACCGCCGCATGACGTGCAATCAGGCCATGGAGAGGGCGCACCAGGAGCACCCCTGGTTCGGCATTGAGCAGGAGTACACTTTGCTGGACTATGATGGCCATCCATACGGTTGGCCTAAGAACGGTTTCCCTGGACCCCAAGGTCAGTCACTAGGCACTCattatttaaaatgttttattcgtTATATTCATAGTACAAACTTTTAAGCATTCACAATATATCAATATTGTGTCTGCATTTTTGTATCAATGCATCAGTATGTGGGAGATACGTAGATACTATCCAAGAATGCCTCCCTTCCTGTACACCAGTAAACCGCAGTCTTGATTCCTCTACTAGGCTTATATTTGTTACCGCGCTTATGACAGCAGTTTCTTGCAAAAAACATACCGCAGTGTTATAAAGCGCATTTATTACACTCAAGCATGCATAACATGATGTACCAATGTCCCTGCATTTTATATCTTGGGCCTTTGACCTACAACTACAGAAATAAATCTGTCATGTCTACCTGTCCCGAGGGGAACAATTCCCCAGTGCTCCACGTCCGTCACGTTTGAAGAACAGTTACCCATGAGCCCATGCCTCCCTAAATTAGTACCCTACCCTTGTCTCCAAAATGAACAACAGGTCTTGAGGGGCATAGCTACCATCATGAAAAGGCCGGAGCTTACACACGATTGTTGCGAAAACGGTTGGAGAAACCCTCAATACTATataaatggaaaaaaataactttgcagcctatcgggcttacacgaaaaaCATTGACTTGCTGCGCGCCTGGCAACGAGTACCGAACTTTGGACACTCCTTCGGGAATACATATAAGCTTGTCCGTCTTTGGGCAACAGTTCCCCAGCGCCTGATGTTTGTCATCCTAAGGACATTCCTTGTATACCCAGGGGACAACGTTTCCCATTGTCACAAGTTTGCCATGAAGGTAATCAGCGTCGCAGTGAAAGAGGTGATTGCTTTTCCTGGTCCCGTCCCCACCCTCCCCACCTTAAAATAATTTCGGGAACGTAGGTCAAGTGTAGACTGCAGTTAGTCCAGTCTTTGTGAAAAGGGACCAGTTTCACAACCTGCATCATTGACTTACATAGTCGTAactacgagagctttgtgaaacaaggTACTTTTGTTACACGTTGTAGCCCTTGCCTCCAGCCCCCGgggtgtacaatgtgtgaaacgtatttacatgtatgttgCTAAACGCGGAATAAGACATCGTTGACTCGCTCACTCTTGTTTCCAGGTCCCTACTACTGCGGTGTCGGAGCCAACAAGGTGTACGGCCGTGACGTAGTTGAGGCTCACTACCGGGCGTGTCTGTATGCAGGAGTTAAGATTGCTGGATGTAACGCGGAGGTTATGCCTGGACAGGTCAGTAAATATATAACATTCAACCCACCTCTTTCTACCCTCATGATTCCCAGAACGTTTCCCTAATGTATCACCTGTTTCGAAAAACCGACACGTTCACACATCTTGTTTTGCCTGTAACATTTGATATCAAAATCAAACAGAAGGACCCTGTAAGGCTGTCCAGTTCTTAAGTTTTACATTAGATTCTAATCACGGTGTTTTTTCGTTAGCATTGCCATGAGGTTATACAATTACGATCGCGTCTTACCTCTATACTTCACTTTCCAGTGGGAGTTCCAAGTTGGGCCCTGTGAGGGTATCTCCATGGGAGACCATCTCTGGGTAGGCAGATACCTCCTTCACAGAGTCGCAGAAGAGTTTGGGGTCGTTGTTACCCTTGACCCGAAACCCATGGAAGGCGACTGGAATGGCGCCGGCGCTCACACCAACTACAGCACCCTGTCCATGAGAAACGAAGGTGGCCTCAAGTATGTATGGCATATATTGGTATATGGTCTCTTACCATTGAAAGGATGATATTGTGGAAAAGAGACCCTTTTTGTATGTATGAGTGATTTTATGTTTCCTTGCATTGGCAATCAATGTGTGCAAATGCATATTTCAGTTTAGATTTCAATCGGAAATTTGACACCTCAGTTTAATTTCCTCATTTGAACCAGTCAGAGTCAAAAAGTATTTCCTTGTAGAATTCAGCGTGGTCTTTATGACACAAGGGCAATGAAGGTCACATTCGTCATGACTTTGCAA includes:
- the LOC137273504 gene encoding glutamine synthetase-like; translated protein: MTTSLTDKQTLEKFLKLEQPDDRVMAEYLWIDGTGEGIRSKCRTLDYEPKSPKDCPEWNFDGSSTYQAEGSNSDMYLTPVALFNDPFRRGKNKLVLCEVYKYNKKPAETNRRMTCNQAMERAHQEHPWFGIEQEYTLLDYDGHPYGWPKNGFPGPQGPYYCGVGANKVYGRDVVEAHYRACLYAGVKIAGCNAEVMPGQWEFQVGPCEGISMGDHLWVGRYLLHRVAEEFGVVVTLDPKPMEGDWNGAGAHTNYSTLSMRNEGGLKVIEEAIEKLSKHHVRHIKAYDPREGKDNERRLTGHHETSSIHDFSAGVANRGASIRIPRQVAEDGYGYLEDRRPSSNCDPYSVTEVIVRTTILNE